In one window of Pseudodesulfovibrio sp. S3 DNA:
- the rsfS gene encoding ribosome silencing factor: protein MDSVDKARTVAGWLDEKQGERITIIDVKGLTSVTDMVLVVSARGVKHAKALADFVLEMAAREKIEFLTMEGHKTGEWVLLDLNDVLVHVFLQELRDFYNIEGMWTEAPKVEFNA from the coding sequence ATGGACAGTGTAGACAAGGCTCGGACCGTTGCCGGATGGTTGGACGAGAAACAGGGTGAGCGAATCACTATCATTGATGTTAAGGGCCTGACCTCGGTGACGGACATGGTTCTGGTCGTGTCGGCGCGGGGTGTGAAGCATGCAAAGGCCTTGGCCGACTTCGTGCTGGAAATGGCTGCCAGGGAAAAGATCGAATTTCTGACCATGGAAGGCCATAAGACCGGTGAGTGGGTGTTGCTTGATCTCAATGATGTGTTGGTGCATGTATTTCTGCAGGAATTGCGGGATTTCTATAATATTGAGGGTATGTGGACCGAAGCCCCGAAGGTCGAGTTCAACGCATAG